GGCCCGCAGCGGCGAATGCGGCCGCGGTTCTGCCGGATGCGCTGGCGCACGGGGTCCAGCGGGTCGCCGGGGCGCTCCTGAAAGGTGATGACGAAGTCGGAGCCGAGGAATATTCCCATCTGCTCCAGGTCCAGCGCCGGCGTCATGCGCGCCATCCGCGCCGTGATGAACAGGTGCTCGTCGTCGTACACCTCGGCCTTGGGGCGCTGCTGCACGTCGCCCAGGTCCTCCAGCGCCAGCCGGTGCAGCCCGAAGATCCTGCCGATTTCGGCGATGGTGGGCGCGTGGGCCACGCCGTCCACGTTCACCCACAGCACGGGCCAGTTGCCCCGCATGCGCTCCAGCAGCCCCAACTCGTCCACCGGGCACTCGGTGATTTCCAGCGGGCCGTAGGCGATGACGCTGATGCGCGGCGGCGTGGCGTCGGGCGCGGAAATGAGCAGCCCGGGCTCCGACCCCGGCGCGCGGCGCGGGGGCCGGTGCGGAAGGTGAAGACCGGAGGTGAGCCGCTCCAGCGGCAGTCGGAACAGGTCCCTGCGATGCAGCGTCAGAACGCACCTTCCTGCGCAGTCCCGCCGCGGCGCCGCGGCGGGAGAGTGATGTGGGTCAGCCGGCCGTGGCGGGGAAGGTACCGCCCGCCGCCCCGGCGGCGACCACCATTTCCCGGGCGGCCTGGGCGTACTTGGCCAGCGTGAACAGGTTGCCCTTGGTCAGCCGCAGCTTGCCGGCCATGGCCGCGGCCACGGGGTCGGTGTCGCCGGACAGCAGCCGGCGCCAGGTGGCCGGGTCCGACTCAAAGACGTACGCGGCGTCGTCGAAGTCCGCGTCGGTGGCCATGCGGGTGCCCCGGCAGGCGCCGTGGTGCATGTCCAGCCAGGCGGCGCGCTCTTCGGGAACGCCCTGCGTCGCGTCCGCCGTCATCACCAGCACGGCGCTCCCTTCCCAGGTGGCGGCGGCCTGGCGGTACGCCTCGCTCTCGTTCATCCGCTCGCAGCAGGCCACGCACCATGCCTCGGTGAACACCTCCATGCTCGCTCCCGTCACTCGTGAGGATGATCTCTGGCTGGAGCGGACAGGCTACACGGTCCGGGCCGGAAAGGAAAGCCCAGGGACGAGGTTCGTGGTGCGGGATTGCGTATCAGGGTCGTTCGATGGAGTGCCGCCGATGCCACCCGCCGCGGCTC
The genomic region above belongs to Longimicrobium terrae and contains:
- a CDS encoding SCP2 sterol-binding domain-containing protein, producing MEVFTEAWCVACCERMNESEAYRQAAATWEGSAVLVMTADATQGVPEERAAWLDMHHGACRGTRMATDADFDDAAYVFESDPATWRRLLSGDTDPVAAAMAGKLRLTKGNLFTLAKYAQAAREMVVAAGAAGGTFPATAG